The nucleotide window AGCTCTGCCCAAGACACCAAAAAATAATTGACGACTGGTTGACTTAAATTATTCAAATAAGTAGGCACAAACATGATGTCCTCAGACGGCGGTTCTACCGTAATGATCGAAAAAGAGTTTCCAAAAACAGAGAAAAAGAAAACCAGATTTGATGTAATAATTATTGGCGCAGGTCCTGCAGGATATACTGCCGGGATTTATTGCTCTCGCGCAAGACATGACACTTTGATTTTATCTGGAATTTTGCCTGGCGGGCAGTTGGTCAACACCACAGAAGTGGAGAACTATCCAGGATTTGAAAACGGGATAATGGGACCAGACCTAATGATTACAATGCGAAAACAAACAGAGCGAATGGGCACTACCATTATAGACGACGAGGTAATTGATGTTGATTTTCGACACAAGCCCTTCAAGATTCTCACATCATCCGAAGAATACGAGTGCAGGGCAGTGATCATTGCAACTGGCGCTACTCCAAGAAAGCTAGGACTGGCAGGGGAGCAGACCTTTGGCGGAAAAGGCGTATCATATTGCGCAACATGTGATGGGCCGTTCTTTAGAAACCAGGAGATAGTAGTAGTCGGCGGTGGAGACTCGGCAATCGAAGAGGCTACATTTCTGACCAAGTTTGCAAGCAAGGTTCATCTGGTTCACAGAAAGGAACAGCTCAGAGCAAGCAAGGTAATGCAAGAGCGAGCATTTTCAAATCAAAAGATCCAATTCCACTGGAATTCCGCAGTCACAGACATTATCGGTGAGCAAAAGGTACAGACGGCAGTGCTCAGCGATATCAAGTCAGGCCAAAAGACCAACCTACCAGTAGGCGGAATCTTTGTAGCAATTGGACATGAGCCAAACACAAAGATCTTTGTCAACAGCATAGAACTAGATGAGAATGGCTACATCAAACTAAAGGACCATACCAAGACCAACATTCCTGGCGTGTTTGCTGCAGGCGACGTTCACGATCACAGATACAGGCAAGCAATCACGGCAGCCGGCTTTGGTTGTATGGCAGCAATCGATGTAGACAAGTACCTAACTGAGAACAAATCCTAGTTCGTTCGATTCAAACAAACAATTACAGAAACCATCCGCATTCCAGTTTTAGATGTAAGAAATATTGTTTGAGAAGACCAGTCTGAAACTTAGTGGAACCGTTGGAATCATCATATTGTTGTTAGGTGTCACTATACTGTTTGGAACATTTCAGATGTCAAAGGTCAGCTCTGAAATTATAATTTTATCAGAAGCATACAAGCCACTCCAAACAAGCCTGAACAAAATTGAACTATACCATGCCAGTCAGGTGGACAGCTTTGAGAGGCTGATCATAGCACAACAAAACAATTTGGATTCAGATAATGTAAAGGAGGAGTTCTGGTCAAGCATTATACTGATACAATCTGAAATAGAACAGGCAAAAAAAATCACGCAGAGCGGGTTTTCTGTTGCGCCAGACCCAACCCAAGCAAACTTTAGGCTAGTGCATCAAATGTTCGTAGATATTGAACAGTCATCCATAGAATATGAGGAGCTTGCAAAATCAGCTCTGCAAACACCAGACAATGCCATTTTACTAAAGCAAATTGCTACAAAGAATGTACAAATCCAAGACAAGATAAAATCTGCAACAAACGAGATTGACTCGTTTAATGAGCAATCAATTTACGCAATTGAAGAACATGAGCGAGGATGGCTTATTGTGCAAATAGGAATCATAATTACAGTTGGGGTTATCGCAATGACACTACGCCACTTTTTTGGACAGATAAACTCGGAGCTCAAAAAAGAAATTGAAAGTAAAACCCACGAGTTATCCGAGGCAAACAAAAAGCTCCAAGACCTAGATAAGATGAAAAACGAATTCATCAGCATTGCGTCACATGAGCTAAAAAGCCCGATTCAGCCAATCTTTGGATTTGCTGAGCTTGCGCAATCTGGGGATATTGACCAAAAAGAGGCATGGGATGGCGTAACGATGCTTGCCAAAAAGCTCCAAGACTTGGCAAACGATGTTCTAGATGTAACTAGAATCGAGAGTAGTCGACTCGCGCTATATGCTGAAAAAATATCACTAAATGAAACTATACATGAGGCTACTCGCATGGCGCAAACTGGCATGACAAAACCAATCAAGATACTAGAAGAGTTGGACTCGGATGTAACAATCGAGGCAGACCGTACAAGATTGGATCAAGTATTGCGAAACATAATCAATAATTCAATCAAGTTCACCGATGCAGGTTACATCAAGGTAAAGACAATCACAAACAAAAACGAGGCAATCATATCAATATCAGATACAGGCCTTGGCATCCCAGAAGACATTTTACCAAAGATATTTGGCAAGTTTGCAACCAAGGGCCACGAGCGGGAAAACCAGTCAGGAAACGGACTTGGATTGTTTTTGTGCAAGGGCATAATCGATGCACACGGCGGCAAGATCTCAGCTAGGAATAACCAAGACGGCGGTGCAACATTTGAGTTCTCGTTGCCCATCACACCAAAGAACACCATAGATACAATAGCAAACTAGTTCGTGCTAAACGAACAGACGCGCACTCAAGTATTGAATTTGCAAAAATCCAATCAATGAGTCTCAAGATTTTGGTGGCAGAAGACAATGCGTTTACTGCGACCCAGTACACCAAGGTGCTGCAAAAAAACGGCCACAGGGTAATAGTAACTAGGGACGGCGAGGAATGTCTGCAGATTTACGAAAACGCACTATCCGAATTTGACTCACTAGACCAGAATCCATTTGATGTCATTTTACTAGATAATAACATGCCAAAGAAAAGCGGAGTCGAGGTGGCAAAGGAGATTCTAGACAAGCGACCAAACCAGAGAATAATCTTTGCATCAGCATACGATATCAATTCACTGATTAAATCGCCTGGAATTGTACCGGATTCAGTAGAAATCTTGGAAAAACCATTCTCACTAAATACAATGGTAAACAGAGTTCAGGCCTAAAGATACGCTATCTTTGATAGGTTTTTTGCTTGCTTTAGATTTGCATCAAATTCCTCTTCGCTAAAGATCTTTTGCTGAGCATATAGTGACTTGAATTTTCTGCCATCATCTGCAAAGATTCCAACTACTATACCCTCATCGATGTGATAGTTCTTCATTCCCGCATATACTGCAGCTGAAGACGGTGAGACCAACATCTTTTCTTTTGCAAAGATCTCCCTTACTGCCGCAAACGCAGTCTCGTTGTTAATGGTAATCCAGTCATCAACTGTCTTTTCTCGTCGCAAAAATAAATCAGGCTTGGCAGACTCTTCAAAGTTTCTCAGTCCCTGAATCAGATGGTTTTGCTGTGGCTGAACACCAATTGTCTTTAGCTTGGGGTTTTGCTCTTTGAGAAACGTCGAGATTCCAGTAACCGTACCGCCGG belongs to Candidatus Nitrosotenuis cloacae and includes:
- a CDS encoding sensor histidine kinase, producing the protein MFEKTSLKLSGTVGIIILLLGVTILFGTFQMSKVSSEIIILSEAYKPLQTSLNKIELYHASQVDSFERLIIAQQNNLDSDNVKEEFWSSIILIQSEIEQAKKITQSGFSVAPDPTQANFRLVHQMFVDIEQSSIEYEELAKSALQTPDNAILLKQIATKNVQIQDKIKSATNEIDSFNEQSIYAIEEHERGWLIVQIGIIITVGVIAMTLRHFFGQINSELKKEIESKTHELSEANKKLQDLDKMKNEFISIASHELKSPIQPIFGFAELAQSGDIDQKEAWDGVTMLAKKLQDLANDVLDVTRIESSRLALYAEKISLNETIHEATRMAQTGMTKPIKILEELDSDVTIEADRTRLDQVLRNIINNSIKFTDAGYIKVKTITNKNEAIISISDTGLGIPEDILPKIFGKFATKGHERENQSGNGLGLFLCKGIIDAHGGKISARNNQDGGATFEFSLPITPKNTIDTIAN
- the trxB gene encoding thioredoxin-disulfide reductase, with protein sequence MMSSDGGSTVMIEKEFPKTEKKKTRFDVIIIGAGPAGYTAGIYCSRARHDTLILSGILPGGQLVNTTEVENYPGFENGIMGPDLMITMRKQTERMGTTIIDDEVIDVDFRHKPFKILTSSEEYECRAVIIATGATPRKLGLAGEQTFGGKGVSYCATCDGPFFRNQEIVVVGGGDSAIEEATFLTKFASKVHLVHRKEQLRASKVMQERAFSNQKIQFHWNSAVTDIIGEQKVQTAVLSDIKSGQKTNLPVGGIFVAIGHEPNTKIFVNSIELDENGYIKLKDHTKTNIPGVFAAGDVHDHRYRQAITAAGFGCMAAIDVDKYLTENKS
- a CDS encoding response regulator, which encodes MSLKILVAEDNAFTATQYTKVLQKNGHRVIVTRDGEECLQIYENALSEFDSLDQNPFDVILLDNNMPKKSGVEVAKEILDKRPNQRIIFASAYDINSLIKSPGIVPDSVEILEKPFSLNTMVNRVQA